GATCTTGAAGGTAATCCTGCCCATGAGAACGAAGGTGGCTATCTGATCGTGCGTCATCCTTGGCCAGGAATGATGCGAACGGTTTACGGTGACCCAGAGCGTTTCCGTAAGAGCTATTGGGAGCATATTCCCCCCAAAGATGGCAACTATGTTTATTTTGCGGGTGATGGCGCTCGTAAGGATGAAGATGGATATTATTGGGTGATGGGGCGTGTCGATGATGTAATTAACGTCGCTGGTCACCGTTTGGGAACGATGGAAATCGAATCAGCGCTAGTTTCTCATCCTGCGGTTGCCGAAGCTGCTGTAGTTGGTAAGCCTGATGAGTTAAAGGGTGAGGATATCTTTGCCTTTGTAATTCTGGAAGGCGATCGCCAACCTAGTGAAGAACTCGCTAAGGAACTCAAAAAACACGTTGTAGGTGAAATTGGGGCGATCGCCCGTCCGAATGAGATTCGCTTTGCGGAAGCCTTACCTAAAACGCGATCGGGGAAAATTATGCGTCGCCTCTTGCGATCGCTAGCCTCTGGGCAAGAAATCACCAGCGATACTTCCACTTTAGAAGATCGCTCGATTTTAGATAAGTTACGCGAAGGTGCTTAACAAAAAAGTCTGTGCATCGCACAGACTTTTTTGTTGTTTAACTGATGTTGCGTGGAACGCAGATGATAAATCTTTTGCTACTAGCGTGACAGGGCAACCACGGGGGGATTGCCCCTACCCGAAAAATTGCAGATGATAAATCTTTTGCTGCTAGCGTAACAGGGCAACCACGGGGGGATTGCCCCTACCCGAAAAATTCATGTTCTGTAGGGGCTGTGCCCCCGTGCCAGCCCCAGACCTATGCTATGACAAGAATTCCTTCCACGTAACATCAGTTATTTAAGCTCTGCCAGAGCTTTACGAGCTTGGGTTAAACCATCAATGTTGCCTTGTTGATTAAAGAATCGCTCAGCACTTTCTAACATCTTGCGAGCTTCGATCGCCCGTTGTTGAGTCGCTAATAACTTACCTAAAGCTAGATAAGTTACCGCATCCTCTGGTTCAATCTCAATAATTTGACGATAGGCAACGATCGCACCCGATAGCGAACCTTGCTGAATATAGATATCAGCGATCACCCGTTGTAACTCGATCAAATTATTGGCAGGAATATTTCTAGCTCCTGCGGCGCGGCGGAGAGAGGTGATCGCTTCAGCATAATTGCCTTCACTTTGAAAGACCTTAGAAATGGCAAGATTGGCTTGAGGGTGTCGAGGATCGACTTCTAAAGCTCGTTTGTACTTAGAGATCGCCTCTTCATATTGATTTTGCTCAGCAAATAAACCACCAAGCGCCACCAATACATCAGCGTCAAAAGGCGCAATTTTATCAGCTTGGTTATAGGCGGCAAAAGCCCCTGTCCGATCTCCTGAGAGTTTTAAAACATAGCCCAAATTCAAATAAATTTTGGCATTCCTAGGTGCAACTGCGATCGCTTGACGATAAATCTTGGCGGCTTCGGCATATTGTTTTTGTTCCGTCAACAAAAAGCCAACACTGTTGTAAGCATCAATATTTTTGCGATCCAAGGCAATTACACGACGATAGGCGGTTAATGCGCTGGGATAGTCTTTAATGCGGACATAGACAAAACCCAAAGCATTAAAGGCTTTGGCATTAT
This genomic stretch from Pseudanabaena galeata CCNP1313 harbors:
- a CDS encoding tetratricopeptide repeat protein, with amino-acid sequence MPLFRSLTKLTNLALVIAIAGAIVVPISESVYAQTKKDATEWIRQGRQLWQNNNIAGAIAAYQQAATLEPKNSRILTSLGFLLTQQNNYSGAIAALDKATKLDANNAKAFNALGFVYVRIKDYPSALTAYRRVIALDRKNIDAYNSVGFLLTEQKQYAEAAKIYRQAIAVAPRNAKIYLNLGYVLKLSGDRTGAFAAYNQADKIAPFDADVLVALGGLFAEQNQYEEAISKYKRALEVDPRHPQANLAISKVFQSEGNYAEAITSLRRAAGARNIPANNLIELQRVIADIYIQQGSLSGAIVAYRQIIEIEPEDAVTYLALGKLLATQQRAIEARKMLESAERFFNQQGNIDGLTQARKALAELK